A window of Dermacentor silvarum isolate Dsil-2018 unplaced genomic scaffold, BIME_Dsil_1.4 Seq850, whole genome shotgun sequence contains these coding sequences:
- the LOC125941997 gene encoding uncharacterized protein LOC125941997 has protein sequence MLSAGNSVSASGRGSSTPFLNEDASYKVVLPRLPTGNDVLNSIFLHADLSGRPYRAPDFRDALLEVVDTADIIGVGQYQMSHVWMVTCASSAAKHKLVACGELRVKGLKCMVIDPETKNIKLKLLWLPPHLEARRVEEAFQAYGQVKSVEREVWRCTGMEQWVTTNREVSLVLKDTVTVSSIPHIMSIYGHQCLVLIPGRPPLCLRCKRVGHVRRQCRTPRCLQCHRFGHSVDACVSTYANKLRSGQHSAEEPQLDHLMDATEIVVATGEATGGIRDEEQESPEPMPSSHSIPSEATGNNSVCTHDLENLKEKPPDGDKEEEAMDSSQARKRPAPCNDETTGSAVQAPESVPSSAQRVPSPGDGVPRRFCQRSKESAIKKCKGSKTTDLPVAKGDEEQKL, from the coding sequence ATGCTCTCTGCTGGAAACAGCGTATCGGCCTCAGGCCGAGGATCGTCGACTCCGTTTCTGAATGAAGATGCAAGCTACAAAGTTGTCCTCCCGCGTCTACCAACCGGTAACGATGTGCTGAATTCCATTTTTCTTCATGCGGACTTGAGTGGCAGACCATACCGTGCTCCTGACTTCCGAGACGCTCTGCTTGAAGTAGTGGATACTGCAGATATTATAGGTGTAGGacagtatcagatgagccatgtATGGATGGTTACCTGCGCTAGTAGTGCGGCGAAACATAAACTCGTCGCCTGTGGTGAGCTCCGTGTCAAAGGACTGAAGTGCATGGTCATAGATCCGGAGACTAAAAATATCAAGCTCAAGTTACTCTGGCTTCCGCCTCATCTTGAAGCTCGACGTGTTGAAGAGGCGTTCCAGGCGTACGGTCAGGTGAAGTCTGTCGAGAGAGAGGTGTGGAGATGCACTGGTATGGAACAGTGGGTGACGACAAACCGGGAGGTTTCCTTGGTGCTCAAAGATACTGTCACCGTAAGCTCAATACCACACATTATGTCCATTTATGGACACCAGTGCCTGGTACTTATCCCCGGCAGGCCTCCGCTGTGCCTTCGTTGCAAGCGTGTGGGACATGTCCGTCGACAATGCAGAACGCCGAGGTGCTTGCAGTGCCACCGATTTGGCCACTCGGTGGACGCCTGTGTATCGACCTATGCCAATAAGCTTCGTTCTGGGCAACACAGCGCAGAAGAGCCCCAACTGGACCATCTCATGGATGCTACAGAGATAGTCGTTGCTACCGGAGAAGCCACAGGCGGCATCAGGGACGAAGAACAGGAGTCTCCAGAGCCAATGCCGAGCAGCCACAGCATCCcaagcgaagctactggcaataaCTCGGTTTGCACACATGACCTAGAAAACCTTAAAGAAAAGCCCCCCGATGGCGACAAGGAAGAAGAGGCGATGGACAGCAGTCAAGCGAGGAAGCGTCCGGCACCGTGCAACGATGAAACAACGGGGAGTGCAGTACAGGCACCCGAGAGTGTGCCTTCTAGTGCTCAACGGGTTCCCTCCCCTGGTGATGGTGTGCCGCGGCGGTTTTGTCAGCGAAGTAAGGAGAGTGCTATAAAGAAGTGCAAAGGGAGCAAGACCACAGATTTACCTGTGGCCAAGGGTGATGAAGAACAAAAGCTTTAG